The following coding sequences are from one Megamonas funiformis window:
- a CDS encoding class I SAM-dependent methyltransferase produces METKIKDRIVNYWTKRSENFAQLRQEELHSYMSELWLTEITKYLPQRPCKILDVGTGSGFFAQLLAKHHHEVDGIDLTHSMIEQAKLSLKQLSDYNSKINFQVMDAENLYFADNTFDVVISRNLTWTLPNPQKAYSEWYRVLKPQGILLNFDADYGNEQFYQTKIENLPLNHAHRQVKPTLMQECDLIKNSLEISSKIRPDWDLRILKQLQFKDVFADTNIGQRIYKHQDKFYNPAPVFLIYAQK; encoded by the coding sequence ATGGAAACAAAAATCAAAGATAGAATTGTTAATTATTGGACAAAACGCAGTGAAAATTTTGCTCAATTGCGACAAGAAGAATTGCATAGTTATATGTCTGAATTATGGCTCACTGAAATCACTAAATATTTACCACAAAGACCTTGCAAAATTCTTGATGTAGGCACTGGCAGTGGTTTCTTTGCTCAATTATTGGCTAAACATCATCATGAGGTTGATGGTATTGATTTAACGCACTCAATGATTGAACAAGCTAAATTATCTCTAAAACAATTATCCGATTATAATTCTAAAATAAACTTTCAAGTGATGGACGCTGAAAATCTTTATTTTGCGGATAATACTTTTGATGTCGTCATCTCTAGAAATCTCACATGGACTTTGCCCAATCCACAAAAAGCTTATAGCGAATGGTATCGCGTATTAAAACCACAGGGAATTTTATTAAATTTTGATGCCGATTATGGCAATGAGCAATTTTATCAAACTAAAATAGAAAATCTACCTCTAAATCATGCTCACCGCCAAGTGAAACCAACACTTATGCAAGAATGTGATTTAATCAAAAATAGTTTAGAAATATCTTCAAAAATACGTCCTGATTGGGATTTACGCATTTTAAAACAACTTCAATTCAAAGATGTATTTGCTGATACAAATATCGGTCAACGTATTTACAAACATCAAGATAAATTCTATAATCCTGCTCCTGTATTTTTAATCTACGCACAAAAATAA
- a CDS encoding ABC transporter permease — translation MKKYILHRLLYLIPILLGITLFTFILLHSTNDIVDIMELNRGVVYSEATKTQIRQDLGLDQPIFIQYVNWLLSILSGNMGTSYLSGKDVSSLFFDKLPQTLYLTFSSILLTLLISLPLGILSAIKQNKIIDYIIRLFSFIGNSLPGFVVALILIYIFSVQLKLIPVLIDNNFIGLILPSIALALPMSAKYIRQIRIVVIEQLHQDYVRCAKARGLKLSTILIHSILKMITLPLLTLICLSIGSLLGGSAIIETIFRWDGVGKLAIDAINLRDYPIVLAYVFYLSLIYMFINLIADILYHYLDPRIKQQWKA, via the coding sequence ATGAAAAAATATATACTACATCGTTTACTTTATTTAATACCTATTTTATTAGGTATTACTTTATTCACTTTTATTTTATTACATTCAACTAATGATATTGTCGATATCATGGAACTAAATCGTGGAGTCGTTTATTCAGAAGCCACTAAAACACAAATTCGCCAAGATTTAGGCTTAGACCAGCCGATATTTATTCAATATGTAAATTGGCTATTATCCATATTATCTGGCAATATGGGAACTTCTTATCTTTCTGGAAAAGATGTTTCTTCTCTGTTTTTTGATAAATTGCCACAAACTTTATATTTAACATTTAGCTCTATCTTATTGACTCTATTGATATCTTTGCCACTTGGTATTTTATCAGCGATTAAACAAAATAAGATAATTGATTATATTATTCGCCTATTTAGCTTTATCGGCAATTCCTTACCTGGATTTGTAGTGGCTTTGATTTTAATTTATATTTTCTCCGTACAATTAAAATTAATTCCTGTTTTAATTGATAATAATTTTATCGGTCTTATTTTGCCTTCCATAGCACTTGCCCTGCCTATGAGTGCAAAATATATCCGCCAAATCCGCATTGTAGTCATTGAGCAACTTCATCAAGATTATGTACGCTGTGCTAAAGCTCGTGGTTTAAAATTATCTACAATTTTAATTCACAGTATTTTAAAAATGATTACACTTCCACTTTTAACGCTTATTTGTCTATCTATTGGTTCACTTTTAGGTGGTAGTGCCATCATTGAAACTATTTTCCGCTGGGACGGTGTCGGCAAATTGGCTATTGACGCTATCAACCTTCGCGATTATCCCATCGTTTTAGCATATGTATTTTATCTCTCTCTTATCTATATGTTTATCAATCTGATTGCAGATATCTTATATCATTATTTAGATCCTAGAATAAAACAACAATGGAAAGCTTAA